Proteins from one Gossypium raimondii isolate GPD5lz chromosome 8, ASM2569854v1, whole genome shotgun sequence genomic window:
- the LOC105791750 gene encoding protein PNS1, whose product MGATEHVVVEGENKEGRKEDGKERVDEVVEQEKEGEKLDLEKGPVGAVVVEDSKGLERFEDERDHFHVSMLQRLNPTNPLRIVINGGTRVATPSPSQSSRFQPTPPPPRSQPRSTPTPQPSVTTLNSRRFTNKLALLLYLVHKVAAIALVCFLIFKGIQGLIDGSNPAKRKEERVLKYLLPQVEAASLLSITLAFAWQKALREWPQIMVYFILWCTFFMSLSAGILLICFQKPATDGVGVCFIAFAIGNGLYACWVSQRVGFCYKVLLKSLEPVDKFRDLNQPAYWMLGAGFLWMSLWILAVVGALNFYYPALVIIALLLSLCWTTEVMRNVVNLTVSRVIALYYLRGMQSDTQFCFQRALTRNLGSACLGSLFVPAIEAMRIIARGLNLLEGEDEFMFSCAHCCLNVMQSIFRYGNGWAYVQIAAYGKGFVRASQDTWALFEREEMEPIVDSDMMSAICFLTGVCSGSICVIVVAAWTAKVHQPFTATISLLAFFIGYLMTRIAMALPHACVSCYYVCYAENPENRLFDKTIKERLELIKAGRDVVVPTPRVPRRFTR is encoded by the exons ATGGGTGCCACTGAACAT GTGGTGGTGGAAGGCGAAAATaaggaaggaaggaaagaagATGGAAAAGAAAGGGTGGATGAGGTGGTAGAGCAGGAGAAGGAGGGAGAGAAATTGGACTTGGAGAAAGGACCAGTTGGAGCTGTTGTTGTCGAAGACAGCAAGGGCTTAGAGAGATTTGAAGACGAAAGAGACCATTTTCATGTCTCAATGTTGCAGAGGTTGAACCCTACAAATCCTTTAAGGATTGTCATTAATGGTGGTACTAGAGTTGCTACTCCTTCCCCTTCTCAGTCTTCTCGGTTTCAGCCTACTCCTCCTCCTCCTCGTTCTCAGCCTCGTTCTACACCGACCCCACAA CCATCAGTGACAACGCTGAACTCAAGAAGATTCACCAACAAACTAGCCCTATTACTGTACTTGGTGCATAAGGTTGCGGCTATAGCACTAGTCTGCTTTCTTATATTCAAGGGAATCCAAGGTCTAATAGATGGATCCAACCCTGCAAAACGAAAAGAGGAAAGGGTTCTTAAATATTTGTTGCCACAAGTTGAAGCTGCATCTTTACTAAGCATTACTCTTGCATTTGCTTGGCAAAAGGCTTTGCGGGAATGGCCTCAAATCATGGTTTACTTCATCCTGTGGTGCACCTTCTTCATGTCTTTATCAGCTGGCATCCTTCTGATTTGCTTCCAAAAGCCCGCCACAGATGGTGTTGGGGTTTGCTTTATTGCCTTTGCAATTGGTAATGGTTTGTATGCTTGTTGGGTCTCCCAGCGAGTCGGTTTTTGTTATAAAGTGTTGCTGAAATCACTGGAACCGGTCGACAAATTCCGTGATTTGAACCAACCAGCGTATTGGATGCTTGGGGCTGGATTCTTGTGGATGTCCCTATGGATCTTGGCTGTAGTTGGGGCCTTGAATTTCTACTACCCAGCATTGGTTATAATTGCATTACTCTTAAGCTTGTGTTGGACAACTGAAGTGATGAGGAATGTAGTTAATTTAACTGTTAGCAGAGTGATTGCTTTGTATTATCTAAGAGGAATGCAGTCTGACACTCAGTTTTGCTTCCAAAGAGCCTTGACCCGGAATCTCGGAAGTGCTTGTCTTGGTTCCTTATTCGTGCCGGCAATCGAAGCCATGAGAATTATTGCCAGAGGCTTGAATTTGCTTGAAGGAGAAGATGAATTCATGTTCTCTTGTGCTCATTGCTGTCTCAACGTTATGCAATCCATCTTCAGATATGGAAATGGATGGGCATATGTACAG ATAGCTGCCTACGGAAAAGGTTTCGTTAGGGCATCACAAGATACTTGGGCACTTTTTGAGAGGGAAGAAATGGAACCCATCGTAGATTCTGACATGATGAGCGCGATTTGCTTCCTTACAGGCGTTTGCAGTGGCTCGATTTGTGTTATTGTGGTGGCCGCTTGGACTGCTAAAGTCCACCAACCATTCACTGCCACCATCTCCCTCCTTGCATTCTTCATTGGATACCTCATG ACGAGGATCGCAATGGCATTGCCCCATGCATGTGTGAGCTGTTACTACGTTTGCTATGCTGAAAATCCCGAGAACCGATTGTttgataaaacaataaaagaacgTCTGGAGTTGATTAAGGCTGGTCGGGATGTGGTGGTGCCGACACCTCGTGTTCCCCGTCGATTTACGAGATAG
- the LOC105791749 gene encoding F-box/WD-40 repeat-containing protein At3g52030 isoform X2 — translation MIYFVSSSPSSTSSTSFAALPFANPVIRKSELLQVLYFKLRRDSGESTSSGQRKSMEFGLQEVAMKYHRLCLQRGRIDIHRWKAHSVGVDQCRMKMGLLLTGVGDKVMRLWSLDSYKCEEEYYIPDTASLVDFDFDESKIVGLLGSRVGIWTRNGKRSIFPSREGTFSKGLCVRYIDPDAVIGCEDGTARVFDMYSRTCSRIIKMHAGPVTCLALSDDELILSGSSLGSVSISDLASDQRVARLRSTDSAGIRTLCFNPCSHLVFAGTTVGYTYCWDLRTMKSLWETRISSNVLYSLSYLRSDNSTLAVGGIDGVLRVLNQNTGEVLSRCLIDDERPISSTRNMHAFIEKKKGIRLPEDAEVDRIPRTCRPPITCLSVGMKKVVTAHNSKYIRMWKFNM, via the exons ATGATATACTTTGTATCATCTTCTCCTTCCTCGACGTCTTCGACCTCGTTCGCTGCACTGCCGTTTGCAAATCCTG TCATTAGAAAGTCTGAGTTATTGCAAGTATTGTATTTCAAGCTGCGGCGGGATTCTGGTGAGTCTACTTCTTCAGGGCAACGGAAATCAATGGAATTTGGTCTACAAGAAGTAGCCATGAAGTATCATAGGCTATGTTTACAAAGAGGTCGCATCGACATTCATCGGTGGAAAGCTCACTCAGTCGG GGTTGATCAGTGCCGGATGAAGATGGGCTTACTTCTCACCGGCGTTGGTGACAAG GTCATGCGTCTTTGGTCTTTGGACAGCTACAAATGTGAGGAAGAATATTACATTCCTGATACTGCCTCCCTAGTGGACTTTGATTTCGATGAGAGCAAG ATTGTTGGCTTGCTTGGTAGCCGTGTCGGTATATGGACACGTAATGGGAAAAGAAGTATATTTCCCTCGCGAGAAGGCACATTCTCAAAAGGTTTATGTGTGCG GTACATTGATCCAGATGCTGTCATTGGATGTGAGGATGGAACTGCTCGTGTATTTGACATGTACAGCCGGACATGTTCACGAATTATCAA GATGCATGCTGGCCCTGTAACATGCTTAGCTCTGAGTGATGATGAGTTGATTCTCAGTGGGAGCTCTCTTGGTAGTGTCTCAATATCTGATCTTGCATCCGATCAGCGGGTAGCTAGACTGAGGTCAACTGACTCGGCAG GCATAAGGACCCTGTGTTTCAACCCTTGTTCTCATTTAGTGTTTGCAGGGACAACAGTTGGATATACATATTGTTGGGACCTTAG GACCATGAAATCTTTGTGGGAGACACGAATAAGTTCAAATGTTCTGTATTCCTTGAGCTACTTGCGGAGTGATAATTCAACCTTGGCTGTTGGTGGAATAGATGGTGTGCTTCGAGTTTTAAATCAGAACACAGGCGAAGTTCTTTCAAGATGTCTCATAGATGATGAGAGGCCGATAAGTTCCACTAGAAATATGCACGCCttcattgagaaaaagaaaggaataaGGCTACCAGAAGATGCCGAAGTTGACCGGATACCTAGAACATGTCGACCTCCCATAACATGCTTGTCAGTTGGGATGAAAAAAGTTGTCACTGCACATAATAGCAAGTACATTAGGATGTGGAAATTCAACATGTAA
- the LOC105791749 gene encoding F-box/WD-40 repeat-containing protein At3g52030 isoform X1, which yields MEHGPSGGSTAMRRRSGVRGGTRMECLEHDILCIIFSFLDVFDLVRCTAVCKSWNAVIRKSELLQVLYFKLRRDSGESTSSGQRKSMEFGLQEVAMKYHRLCLQRGRIDIHRWKAHSVGVDQCRMKMGLLLTGVGDKVMRLWSLDSYKCEEEYYIPDTASLVDFDFDESKIVGLLGSRVGIWTRNGKRSIFPSREGTFSKGLCVRYIDPDAVIGCEDGTARVFDMYSRTCSRIIKMHAGPVTCLALSDDELILSGSSLGSVSISDLASDQRVARLRSTDSAGIRTLCFNPCSHLVFAGTTVGYTYCWDLRTMKSLWETRISSNVLYSLSYLRSDNSTLAVGGIDGVLRVLNQNTGEVLSRCLIDDERPISSTRNMHAFIEKKKGIRLPEDAEVDRIPRTCRPPITCLSVGMKKVVTAHNSKYIRMWKFNM from the exons ATGGAACACGGACCGTCGGGCGGTTCGACGGCGATGAGAAGAAGAAGTGGCGTGAGAGGTGGGACAAGGATGGAGTGCCTCGAACATGATATACTTTGTATCATCTTCTCCTTCCTCGACGTCTTCGACCTCGTTCGCTGCACTGCCGTTTGCAAATCCTG gAATGCAGTCATTAGAAAGTCTGAGTTATTGCAAGTATTGTATTTCAAGCTGCGGCGGGATTCTGGTGAGTCTACTTCTTCAGGGCAACGGAAATCAATGGAATTTGGTCTACAAGAAGTAGCCATGAAGTATCATAGGCTATGTTTACAAAGAGGTCGCATCGACATTCATCGGTGGAAAGCTCACTCAGTCGG GGTTGATCAGTGCCGGATGAAGATGGGCTTACTTCTCACCGGCGTTGGTGACAAG GTCATGCGTCTTTGGTCTTTGGACAGCTACAAATGTGAGGAAGAATATTACATTCCTGATACTGCCTCCCTAGTGGACTTTGATTTCGATGAGAGCAAG ATTGTTGGCTTGCTTGGTAGCCGTGTCGGTATATGGACACGTAATGGGAAAAGAAGTATATTTCCCTCGCGAGAAGGCACATTCTCAAAAGGTTTATGTGTGCG GTACATTGATCCAGATGCTGTCATTGGATGTGAGGATGGAACTGCTCGTGTATTTGACATGTACAGCCGGACATGTTCACGAATTATCAA GATGCATGCTGGCCCTGTAACATGCTTAGCTCTGAGTGATGATGAGTTGATTCTCAGTGGGAGCTCTCTTGGTAGTGTCTCAATATCTGATCTTGCATCCGATCAGCGGGTAGCTAGACTGAGGTCAACTGACTCGGCAG GCATAAGGACCCTGTGTTTCAACCCTTGTTCTCATTTAGTGTTTGCAGGGACAACAGTTGGATATACATATTGTTGGGACCTTAG GACCATGAAATCTTTGTGGGAGACACGAATAAGTTCAAATGTTCTGTATTCCTTGAGCTACTTGCGGAGTGATAATTCAACCTTGGCTGTTGGTGGAATAGATGGTGTGCTTCGAGTTTTAAATCAGAACACAGGCGAAGTTCTTTCAAGATGTCTCATAGATGATGAGAGGCCGATAAGTTCCACTAGAAATATGCACGCCttcattgagaaaaagaaaggaataaGGCTACCAGAAGATGCCGAAGTTGACCGGATACCTAGAACATGTCGACCTCCCATAACATGCTTGTCAGTTGGGATGAAAAAAGTTGTCACTGCACATAATAGCAAGTACATTAGGATGTGGAAATTCAACATGTAA
- the LOC105791748 gene encoding putative disease resistance protein At3g14460 yields the protein MEAVAAVGEAFFSEMFEELLSKFNASDLINFARQKKIYAELQKLKNILQNIKAVVADAEEKQVMDRSAKIWLKELQDLAYQVKDILEEFDYEALRRKSTVKHSKVKMHCLRGLKWSGMFNVKMVSKIKGITTRLQQIASEKNSLRLGDNVGGKAHKARDHQRLPTTSVVNEIKVFGRGNEKEAILKSLLVEKTSEDDIHVPVISITGIAGIGKTTLAQLVYNDGKVKYFFDLRAWIHVSEDFGVTEITKAILQAVSPSISCTTDLNLFQLKLKEELSGKKLLLVLDDVRLQNYNQWSLLIRPFEVGNSGCKIIVTTQDQNISQITGPLVHDTPLKELADDDCLSILAWHALKSKNFKRHPHLKEIGQEIVKKCKGLPSAVKELASHLGAKQVYKEWEAVSRSKIWDLLEEKGGTVAALRWSYHHLSSHLKPCFAYCSLIPKGYEFNSDELVLLWIAEDFVQPKGHKQPEDLGHEYFSDLLSRLFFQKSNNNSSLFVMHDLIIDLAQSVAGDSCFNMEHELHIDEMARHVSFIPHRYDVSQRFEIFNERKHVRSFIALPTPCQRGGYCYLSSKVLYKLLPKLKCLRVLSLSGYFIGELSSSIGDLKLLRCLNLSRTAIRLLPRSVGNLHHLQMLILNQCKELTALPVEICGLSKLHHLDIRDTPKLQELPSGLGNLTSLRVLPKFIIGKAGGLALRELKDLSLQGQLSIIGLHNVVDIQDARIANLRQKQGLKKLALEWSNDFKNRDNQMQEQVLASLNPQKDLQWLSISNYGATKFPFWVGNPSFAKIEQLDFFDCINCKSLPSLGRLRSLKSLNIRGMHAMTKLGPEFYGDGFPSLEILRFENMTEWKEWISCVGSVEGFPCLRELILHNCPKLAGTLPRTLSSLVKLEVQNCPQLMNSPLSSTCLRGLTVEDSTNVILRRMVGQNTIIKLKIKGISGLTCITEELSKALMRLEVLEIEGCSALTCLWQNGSELENLPWLNSLVVKNCPELVSLVGEKQGQGLCLLSSLKDLRIESCQKFVSLPATGLPHTLKCLTILDCKALESLPDMNDSNSNCCLLEELKMVSCPSLKSFPEPKLPSTLKSLTIKNCRNLEFLPGGRVQRDGNENCAPRLEYLCLADFLASESLLESVLPLLDLKVLRLSNCMNLRALPDHMLNFNSLQELSLSDCVALTSIPEGGLPPNITSLEFHNCEKLKQPMSEWGLEKLNCLTEIKIVGACPAADTDSFPAESVMLPSTLTSICLESLENLECLSWELENLMALQELQIKGCHKLRFLPKTGLPVSLGRLCISDCPVLRDMCRKEKGKYWSIIRDIPCLEIY from the coding sequence ATGGAAGCCGTTGCTGCAGTTGGAGAAGCTTTTTTCTCTGAAATGTTTGAGGAGTTGCTCTCCAAGTTCAACGCTTCTGACTTGATAAACTTTGCTCGGCAGAAGAAGATTTATGCTGAACTCCAAAAGTTGAAGAACATATTGCAGAATATCAAAGCAGTTGTCGCAGATGCAGAAGAGAAGCAAGTAATGGATAGGAGTGCCAAAATATGGTTGAAAGAATTACAAGACTTGGCTTACCAAGTCAAGGACATATTAGAGGAGTTTGACTACGAAGCTTTGCGGCGCAAGTCAACAGTGAAACATAGTAAGGTGAAAATGCATTGCTTGAGAGGTTTGAAATGGAGTGGCATGTTTAATGTGAAGATGGTGTCAAAGATAAAGGGGATCACCACAAGGCTGCAGCAGATTGCAAGTGAAAAGAACAGCCTGAGACTTGGAGATAATGTTGGAGGAAAGGCCCACAAAGCAAGAGATCATCAAAGACTGCCCACAACATCTGTAGTCAATGAAATCAAGGTTTTCGGCAGGGGAAATGAGAAGGAAGCAATACTTAAATCGTTGCTGGTTGAGAAGACAAGTGAAGATGATATTCATGTCCCTGTTATTAGCATAACTGGCATCGCAGGGATTGGCAAGACCACACTTGCTCAGCTGGTTTACAATGATGGTAAAGTCAAATATTTTTTCGACTTGCGAGCATGGATCCATGTCTCAGAAGATTTTGGTGTCACAGAGATCACAAAAGCCATTCTACAAGCAGTCAGTCCTAGCATTTCTTGTACCACCGACTTGAATTTGTTCCAGCTCAAGCTAAAGGAGGAGTTATCAGGGAAGAAACTTTTACTTGTCTTAGATGATGTACGGCTTCAGAACTACAATCAATGGAGTCTCCTTATCCGTCCTTTCGAAGTCGGGAACTCGGGGTGCAAAATCATTGTCACCACTCAGGATCAAAACATTTCACAAATAACAGGTCCCTTAGTCCATGATACTCCTTTGAAAGAGTTGGCAGATGATGATTGTTTGTCAATTTTAGCTTGGCATGCTTTGAAAAGCAAAAATTTCAAACGCCATCCACATCTGAAAGAAATTGGCCAAGAAATAGTGAAGAAATGCAAGGGGCTACCTTCAGCGGTAAAAGAATTGGCGAGCCACTTGGGCGCCAAGCAGGTATACAAAGAGTGGGAAGCTGTATCCAGGAGCAAGATTTGGGATCTACTAGAAGAGAAAGGAGGCACTGTTGCAGCATTGAGATGGAGTTACCATCACCTCTCCTCTCATTTGAAGCCATGTTTTGCTTACTGCTCTTTAATTCCAAAGGGCTATGAATTCAATAGTGATGAGTTGGTTCTGTTATGGATAGCAGAGGATTTCGTGCAACCGAAAGGGCATAAGCAACCGGAAGACTTAGGTCATGAGTACTTCTCCGATCTGCTATCAAGGTTATTTTTTCAGAAGTCAAACAATAACAGCTCGTTGTTTGTAATGCATGACCTCATTATCGATCTTGCTCAATCTGTTGCCGGTGATTCCTGTTTTAATATGGAGCATGAACTGCACATCGACGAAATGGCTCGTCATGTTTCGTTCATTCCCCACCGATACGATGTCTCACAAAGGTTTGAAATCTTCAATGAAAGGAAACACGTACGATCTTTCATAGCACTGCCGACACCATGTCAGAGAGGAGGATATTGCTATTTAAGTAGTAAGGTACTGTACAAATTGCTGCCAAAATTGAAGTGCTTAAGAGTGTTATCCTTGAGTGGCTATTTCATCGGAGAGCTATCGAGTTCAATTGGTGATTTGAAGCTTTTGCGATGCCTTAATTTGTCTAGAACAGCAATAAGATTGCTGCCTCGGTCAGTTGGTAATCTTCACCACCTACAAATGTTAATATTAAACCAATGCAAAGAACTTACAGCTTTGCCTGTTGAAATTTGTGGACTGAGTAAATTGCATCATCTTGACATCCGAGATACTCCGAAGCTACAAGAGCTGCCATCAGGACTCGGAAACTTGACCAGTCTCCGGGTATTGCCCAAATTCATTATCGGGAAAGCTGGAGGGCTGGCATTAAGGGAGTTAAAGGATTTGTCTCTTCAAGGTCAGCTTTCCATTATAGGGCTGCATAACGTGGTGGATATTCAAGATGCAAGGATTGCCAACCTAAGGCAAAAGCAAGGCCTGAAGAAGCTAGCCCTTGAATGGAGCAATGATTTTAAAAACAGAGACAACCAAATGCAGGAGCAGGTCCTTGCGTCACTGAACCCTCAAAAAGATCTCCAATGGCTGTCCATTTCAAATTATGGAGCTACAAAGTTCCCTTTTTGGGTAGGGAATCCTTCTTTTGCTAAAATAGAGCAGCTAGACTTCTTTGACTGCATAAATTGCAAATCATTGCCATCACTCGGGCGACTACGGTCACTCAAAAGCTTGAACATAAGAGGCATGCATGCAATGACAAAGTTGGGCCCTGAATTTTACGGGGACGGTTTTCCATCTTTGGAGATCTTGAGGTTTGAGAACATGACAGAATGGAAGGAATGGATTTCATGTGTTGGTAGCGTAGAAGGTTTCCCTTGTCTTCGTGAGCTTATACTGCATAACTGTCCTAAATTAGCTGGAACGCTGCCAAGAACCCTCAGTTCCCTGGTAAAACTAGAAGTTCAAAACTGCCCACAGCTAATGAATTCACCTTTAAGTTCCACATGCTTACGTGGATTAACCGTGGAGGACAGTACTAACGTAATCCTTCGAAGAATGGTCGGTCAAAACACCATcatcaaattgaaaattaaggGAATTTCAGGCCTTACCTGCATAACTGAGGAGCTCTCCAAGGCCTTAATGAGACTTGAAGTTCTAGAGATTGAAGGTTGCAGTGCACTAACGTGTTTGTGGCAGAATGGATCAGAATTAGAAAACCTGCCTTGGCTAAATAGTTTGGTAGTAAAGAATTGTCCCGAGCTTGTATCCTTGGTTGGAGAAAAGCAAGGGCAAGGACTATGCCTACTCTCATCTCTTAAAGATCTCAGGATTGAAAGCTGCCAAAAATTTGTGTCCTTGCCAGCAACAGGGTTGCCTCATACACTAAAGTGCCTCACAATCCTTGACTGCAAGGCTCTGGAGTCATTACCTGACATGAATGACAGCAATTCCAACTGCTGCCTTCTTGAAGAATTAAAGATGGTAAGCTGTCCTTCCCTGAAATCCTTCCCGGAACCCAAATTGCCCTCGACACTCAAGAGCTTGACAATCAAAAACTGCAGAAATCTAGAGTTCCTTCCCGGTGGACGAGTGCAACGTGATGGCAATGAGAATTGTGCACCGCGCCTTGAATATTTGTGTTTAGCTGATTTTCTTGCTTCAGAATCCTTATTGGAAAGTGTGTTGCCATTGCTCGATCTTAAAGTCCTCCGGCTATCGAATTGTATGAATCTCAGGGCCTTGCCAGACCATATGCTGAACTTCAACTCTCTTCAAGAACTGAGTTTATCAGACTGTGTGGCTCTGACATCCATCCCAGAGGGTGGTTTGCCTCCCAACATAACTTCTCTCGAGTTCCATAATTGTGAAAAGCTGAAGCAGCCAATGTCAGAGTGGGGCCTGGAAAAACTCAATTGTCTTACAGAAATCAAGATTGTTGGTGCATGCCCTGCTGCAGATACTGATTCATTTCCAGCTGAGAGTGTAATGCTTCCTTCGACTTTAACCAGTATTTGCCTGGAAAGCCTTGAGAATTTGGAATGTCTATCCTGGGAACTAGAAAACCTCATGGCTCTCCAAGAATTGCAGATTAAAGGCTGCCATAAGCTCCGGTTTCTACCAAAGACAGGCCTACCGGTCTCACTAGGACGGCTATGCATCTCCGACTGTCCTGTTTTACGAGACATGTGcagaaaagagaaaggaaaatacTGGTCCATCATACGCGACATCCCTTGCCTcgaaatttattga